The genomic window gacccccccccgaGGGCCccccaaggagggggggggggcaccccaggaAACCTctcaaggtggggggggggacaccccagagCACCCCAAAATGGACCCAGGGGTGACccaaggtgtggggggggggtggtttgagGGGGACCCaaaagtgggggggggacacctcgggaaccccccccccccaaagggaccccccccgagggccccaaggtgggggggggggcacccaggaaaCCTctcaaggtggggggggggacaccccagagCACCCCAAAAGGGACCCCCGGTGTGTCCcaaggtgtgtgggggggggtggtttgaGGGGACTCAAAaagtggggggggacaccccgggacaccccccacccaaagggaccccccccgagggccccaaggtggggggggggcacccaggaaaCCTctcaaggtggggggggggacaccccagagCACCCCAAAAGGGACCCCGGTGTgtcccaaggtgggggggggggggggtgtttgaggGGACCCAAAAGTGGGGGGGGACACCtcgggaacccccccccccctcccacaaagggacccccccccgaGGGCCccccaaggaggggggggggggcacccaggaaaCCTttcaaggtggggggggggacaccccagagCACCCCAAAATGGACCCAGGGGTGACCCAAGGTGGGGGGGTGGTTTGAGGGGACCCAAGAGTGgcccaaaaagggggggggggggacaccccgggaACCCCCCCCACACAAAGGGACCCCCCCCGAGGGCCCCAAGGTGGAGGGGGACACCCCAGAGCACCCCAAAAAGGGACCCCGGTGTGCCCCAAAAGTGGGGGGACACCCCAGGAAACCCCCCCAGGAACCCTCAAGGGACAGCAAGGAGAGCTCAGGGACCCCAAAGGAACCCAAGTGGACCCCCCCgagggaccttggggaccccagagAGACCTCAGGGAACCCAAGAGACCCCCAAGGACCTCAGGGACCACCAAGGGGACCCCAGAGGGACCTCAGGGACCCCAAGGAGACCCCAAGAGGGACTCAAGAACCCCAGAGGAACCAAAGGGAACCCCAGAGGGACCTCAAGGACCCCAAAGGAACCCAAGGGGAACCCCAAAGGGACCTGAACCCCAAAGGAACCCAAGGGGAACCCCAAAGGGACCTCAGGGACCCCAAAGGAACCCAAGAGGAACCCAAGGGGAACCCCAGAGGGACCTCAGGGACCCCAAGGAGACCCCAAGAGGGACCTCAAGAACCCCAGAGGAACCAAAGGGAACCCCAGAGGGACCTCAAGGACCCCAAAGGAACCCAAAGGGAACCCCAAAGGGACCTCAACCCCAAAGGAACCCAAGGGGAACCCCAAAGGGACCTCAAGAACCCCAAGGAGACCCCAAGAGGGACCTCAAGAACCCCAGAGGAACCCAAAGGGAACCCCAGAGGGACCTCAAGAACCCCAAAGGAACCCAAGGGGAACCCCAAAGGGACCCCAGAGGGACCTCAAGGAGCCCTAAGGAACCCAAGGGGAACCCCAGAGGGACCTCAAGGACCTCAAAGGAACCCCAAGGAGACCCCAAAGGAGTTTGGGGACCCCCAAAGGAACCCAAGAGACCTCAGGGACCTCCAAAGGAACCCAAGGGGAACCCCAAAGGGACCTCAGGGAACCCCAAGGAGACCCCAAAGGAGTTCGGGGACCCCCAAAGGAACCCAAGAGACCTCAGGGACCTCCAAAGGAACCCAAGCGGAACCCCAAAGGGACCCCAGAGGGACCCCAGAGGGACCTCaaagacccctaaggaacccaaGGGGAACCCCAAAGGGACCTCAGGGACCACCAAGGGGACCCCAGAGGGACCTCAAGAACCCCAAAGGAACCCAAGGGGAACCCCAAAGGGAACCCCAAAGGGACCTCAGGGACCCCAAAGGAACCTCAAGGACCCCAAAGGAACCCCAGAGGGACCTCAAGGACCCCTAAGGAACCCAAGGGGAACCCCAAAGGGACCTCAAGAACCTCAAAGGAACCCAAAGGGACCTCAGGGACCACCAAGGGGACCCCAAAGGGACCTCAACCCCAAAGGAACTCAAAGGGAACCCCAAAGGGACCTCAACCCCAAAGGAACCCAAGGGGAACCCCAGAGGGACCTCAGGGACCCCAAAGGAACCCAAGAGGAACCCAAGGGGAACCCCAAAGGGACCTCAACCCCAAAGGAAGCCAAGGGGAACCCCAAAGGAACCTCAAGGACCCCAAAGGAACCCCAGAGGGACCTCAAGAACCTCAAAGGGACCTCAGGGAACCCCAAAGGAACCCCAGAGGGACCTCAAGGACCTCAAAGGAACCCAAGGGGAACCCCAGAGGGACCTCAGGGAACCCCAAAGGAACCCCACAGAGACCTCAAGGACCCCTAAGGAACCCAAAGGGAACCCCAAAGGGACCTCAACCCCAAAGGAACCCAAGGGGAACCCCAAAGGAACCTCAAGGACCCCAAAGGAACCCCAGAGGGACCTCAAGAACCCCAAAGGAACCCAAGGGGAACCCCAGAGGGACCTCGGGGACCCCCATGAGACCCTcttgcccccctccctccctccccccaggcaCGGTGTGGATGCTGGAGATCCTGAGCCTGATCCGTAGCGACGGGGACCCCCGGTGGTGCCGCTCCGTCCCCAACTGGGACCGGGGCCCGTGGCTGGAGACGGTGCTGGGGCTGCGGCGGGCGAAGGGCAACCCCCGGCCCCGGCTCATCAGCTCCCACCTCCCCGTCCAGCTCTTCCCCAAGGCCTTCTTCACCTCCAAGGCCaaggtttggggggtttggggggggttttgggggggttggggggtggtatCCCCATGGTGGGACCCATAACTAtgtgtccccccatcccaaacgcccatccccagctcccacctccccctccaGCTCTTCACCAAGGCCTTCTTCATCTCCAAGGCCAAGGTTTGGGGGGcttggaggggttgggggggggttggggggtggtgtccccatggtgggaCCCATAACTAtgtgtccccccatcccaaacGCCCATTCCCAGCTCCCACCTCCCCGTCCAGCTCTTCCCCAAGGCCTTCTTCACCTCCAAGGCCaaggtttggggggtttggggggggctttgggggggttggggggtggtgtccccatggtgggaCCCATAACTAtgtgtccccccatcccaaacgcccattcccagctcccacctcctcctccagctcttccccaagGCCTTCTTCACCTCCAAGGCCAAGGTTTGGGGGGcttggaggggttggggggggggttggggggtggtgtccccatggtgggaCCCATAACTAtgtgtccccccatcccaaacgcccgtccccagctcccacctcctcctccagctcttccccaagGCCTTCTTCATCTCCAAGGCCaaggtttggggggtttggggggggctttgggggggttggggggtggtgtccccatggtgggaCCCATAACTAtgtgtccccccatcccaaacgcccgtccccagctcccacctcctcctccagctcttcaCCAAGGCCTTCTTCACCTCCAAGGCCaaggtttggggggtttggggggggttttgggggggttggggggtggtgtccccatggtgggaCCCATAACTAtgtgtccccccatcccaaacgcccattcccagctcccacctccccctccagctcttccccaagGCCTTCTTCATCTCCAAGGCCAAGGTTTGGGGGGCTTGAGGGGTTTTATGGGATCTTGGTGGGTCTTGGGAGGGTTTAGGGGGTGGTGTCCCCACGGGGGGACCCATAAGTGTGTGTCCCCACATGGGGGGTCCcatggctgtgtcccccccaccccaaaacccccagccccacctcaTCAAGTCCCACCTCCCCATCCAGCTCTTCTTCAAGGCCAAGGTTTTGAGGGGGTTTtagggggctttgggggggtttggggggctggtgtccccatggggtgccCCATAACTGTGCGTCCCCACACTGGGGGGTCCcatggctgtgtcccccccaccccaaaacccccagccCTACCTCATCAAGTCCCACCTCCCCATCCAGCTCTTCTCCAAGGCCAAggttttgagggggttttggggggctttagggggtttggggggctggtgtccccatggggtgccCCACAACTGTGTGTCCCCACACTGGGGGGCCCcatggctgtgtcccccccaccccaaaacccccagccCTACCTCATCAGGTTCTACCTCCCCATCCAGCTCTTCTCCAAGGCCAAggttttgagggggttttggggggctttagggggtttgggggggtttggggggctggtgtccccatggggtgccCCATAACTGTGTGTCCCCACACTGGGGGGCCCcatggctgtgtcccccccccccaaaaccctggcTCCACCTTATCAAGTCCCACCTCCCCATCCAGCTCTTCTCCAAGATCGAGGTcttggggggctttgggggctttGGGGTGGTTTAGAGGGTGGTGTCCCCACGGGGGGACCCATAAGTGTGTGTCCCCACACTGGGGGGTCCcatggctgtgtcccccccccccccaaaacccaggtcATCTACACGGTGAGGAACCCCAAGGACGTCCTGGTCTCCCTTTACCACTTCGCCCGCATTTTCCGACCCTACAAGGACCCCGGGAGCCTGGAGCAGTTCCTGGAGAAGTTCCTGGAGGGGGACGGTgcgggatttgggggggggaatatggggggggggggggcaatgggagggtttgggggtgggggcaaTAGGGGCATTTAGgatggggggagatgtggggtctGGGGGTCGTCGGGGGGTGGGGGAATGGGGGTTTTGGGAGGGGAAatagggggaatggggggggaaatgggggcctggggggggacaatgggggggtttgggggttggggggggcaataggggcgttttggggggggtaaatggggggtctgggggtggaaatggggggtttgggaggggggaatttgggggggaaTAGGGGAGTCGGGGGGGTAAATGGGAGGAGTTGGGGGGCAATGGGGGTATTTGAGGGGGGtaaatggggggggtgggggttgggggggcaataggggcgtttgggggggggggaatggggttttgggggggaataGGGGGGTCGGGGGGGTAAATGGGAGGAATTGGGGGGCAATGGGGGTATTTGAGGGGGGTaaatggggggggtgtgggggttgggggggcaataggggcgtttggggggggggaatgggaggtttgggggggggaaatgggggggtctgggggtagTTGGGGGGCAAAATGGGGGGTCGGGGGGATAAatgggggagttgggggggcaATAGGGGCAtttgtggggggggggaggaatgggAGGTTTgggaggggaaatggggggggtttggggggggggggggagggaaccccccccccaacctggcccccccccccccttgtccccccccccagtgcccttTGGCTCCTGGTTCGAGCACGTCCGGGGGTGGCTCCAGCTCCGCGGCCGCGAGAACTTCTTCTGCATCAGCTACGAGGAGCTGCAGCAGGTGGggacacaacccccccccccccgtgtccccaagggtccccatgtccccatgtgtcccccatgcccccatgtccccttgtccccaagggtccccacgtGTCCCAAagggtccccaagggtccccacgtgtccccatgtccctctgtccccatgtgtcccccttGTTCCCtcgtgtccccaagggtccccacgtGTCCCAAagggtccccaagtgtccccatgcccccctgtccccatgtgtcccccatgtccccttgtccccatgtgtccccaagTCCCCACATGTCCTCAAGGGTCCCcatgcccccctgtccccatgtgtcccccttGTTCCCtcgtgtccccaagggtccccacgtgtccccaagggtccccatgcccccctgtccccatgcgtcccccatgtccccttgtccccaagggtccccacgtGTCCCAAagggtccccaagtgtccccatgcccccctgtccccatgtgtcccccatgtccccttgtccccaagggtccccacgtgtccccaagggtccccatgtccccctgtccccatgtgtcccccatgCCCCcttgtccccaagtgtccccaagggtccccatgtccccatgtgtccacccgtccccatgtgtccccccatccctctgtgtcccccttgTTCCCTCGTGTCCCCaagtccccacgtgtccccaggggtccccaagtgtccccatgcccccctgtCCTCATGTGTCCCCcatgcccccatgtccccatgtgtccccaagtccccacgtgtccccaggggtccccaagtgtccccatgcccccctgtccccatgtgtcccccatgtccccttgtccccaagggtccccacatgtccccaagggtccccatgcccccctgtccccatgtgtcccccttGTTCCCtcgtgtccccaagggtccccacgtgtccccaggggtccccaagtgtccccatgcccccctgtccccatgtgtcccccatgtccccttgtccccaagggtccccacgtgtccccaagtgtccccatgcccccctgtccccatgtgtcccccatgCCCctatgtccccttgtccccaagggtccccacgtgtccccaagtgtccccatgcccccctgtccccatgtgtcccccatgtccccttgtccccaagtgtccccaagggtccccacatgtccccaagggtccccatgtccccatgtgtccacccgtccccatgtgtccccccatccctctgtgtcccccttgTTCCCTCGTGTCCCCAAGTCCCCACGTGTACCCAggggtccccaagtgtccccatgcccccctgtCCTCATGTGTCCCCcatgcccccatgtccccatgtgtccccaagtccccacgtgtccccaggggtccccaagggtccccatgcccccctgtccccatgtgtcccccatgtccccttgtccccaagggtccccacgtgtccccaagtgtccccaagggtccccacgtgtccccatgtccccatgtgtccccccgtccccatgtgtccccccatccctctgtgtcccccttgTTCCctcatgtccccaagggtccccacgtgtccccaagggtccccatgcccccctgtccccatgtgtcccccatgtccccttgtccccaagggtccccacgtgtccccaagggtccccaggggtccccatgtccccctgtccccatgtttcccccatgtccccttgtccccaagggtccccatgcccctctgtccccatgtgtcccccttGTTCCCtcgtgtccccaagggtccccacgtgtccccaggggtccccaagtgtccccatgcccccttgtccccaagggtccccatgtgtccccccatccctctgtgtcccccttgTTCCCtcgtgtccccatgtgtccccatgtccctcacatcccccatgtccccccatgtccctggtgtccctgatgtccccaggaCCTGTGTGGCAGTATGCAGTGCATTGTGTGTCCCCCCGTGTctccatgtcccctgtgtccctgaCATCtccctgtctccccgtgtccctcgtgtccctggtgtcccctgtgtccctgaAGTCCCCCATGTCCAtgatgtccctgatgtccccatgtccctcatgtccctggtgtcccccatgtccctgatgtccctcatgtccctcatgtccctcatgtccccatgtccctcatcTCCCTGGTGTCCctcatgtccccaatgtccctcatgtccctggTGTCTcccatgtccctggtgtcccccatgtccccaatgtccctggtgtccctgatgtccccatgtccctcatgtccctcatgtccccatgtccctc from Numenius arquata unplaced genomic scaffold, bNumArq3.hap1.1 HAP1_SCAFFOLD_1659, whole genome shotgun sequence includes these protein-coding regions:
- the LOC141478886 gene encoding LOW QUALITY PROTEIN: sulfotransferase 2B1-like (The sequence of the model RefSeq protein was modified relative to this genomic sequence to represent the inferred CDS: deleted 1 base in 1 codon), with the protein product ARDFPVEDDDVFNVTYQKSGTVWMLEILSLIRSDGDPRWCRSVPNWDRGPWLETVLGLRRAKGNPRPRLISSHLPVQLFPKAFFTSKAKVIYTVRNPKDVLVSLYHFARIFRPYKDPGSLEQFLEKFLEGDVPFGSWFEHVRGWLQLRGRENFFCISYEELQQDLRGSVERLCAFLGRGLSAGALDAVVANASFAAMSRNRMSNFSLSPLFILDLRRGPFLRKGISGDWKNHLTPEQSARFDRVYGERMAGLGVTFPWDPPPNSPPRPQ